A stretch of Panthera tigris isolate Pti1 chromosome E2, P.tigris_Pti1_mat1.1, whole genome shotgun sequence DNA encodes these proteins:
- the ALKBH6 gene encoding alpha-ketoglutarate-dependent dioxygenase alkB homolog 6 isoform X4 produces MVAGLKLLGWHLKLFEGALGCSPGGYAWSSWERLPVRSEDILCERLKGQKCVVSWAIVDEVWGSVLGTHCVRVAFEMLRTQVLETKTGCMELVSMEDQDARVPALEPFRVEQAPPVIYYVPDFISKEEEEYLLRQVFNAPKPKWTQLSGRKLQNWGGLPHPRGMVPERLPLWLQRYVDKVSDLSLFGGLPANHVLVNQYLPGEGIMHHQPGLPHHAGPLRAAAAKGR; encoded by the exons ATGGTCGCAGGTTTGAAGTTGTTAGGATGGCATCTCAAACTGTTTGAAGGGGCTTTGGGGTGCAGCCCTGGAGGCTATGCGTGGAGCTCTTGGGAAAGGCTCCCAGTGAGGTCAGAGGATATTCTCTGTGAGAGGCTTAAGGGGCAGAAATGTGTAGTTTCGTGGGCCATTGTGGATGAAGTTTGGGGCAGTGTTCTGGGTACTCACTGTGTCCGGGTGGCTTTTGAGATGCTGAGGACTCAGGTTTTAGAAACCAA gacTGGGTGCATGGAGTTGGTGTCCATGGAGGATCAGGATGCCAGGGTCCCAGCCCTGGAACCATTCAGGGTGGAACAG GCACCACCTGTAATCTACTATGTCCCTGACTTCATCTccaaggaagaggaggagtaTTTGCTTCGACAG GTCTTCAATGCCCCAAAGCCAAAGTGGACCCAGCTCTCTGGGAGGAAGTTACAGAATTGGG gTGGGCTCCCCCATCCCCGGGGGATGGTTCCTGAGCGGCTGCCTCTGTGGCTCCAGCGCTACGTGGACAAAGTATCTGACCTCAGCCTTTTTGGAGGTCTCCCAGCCAACCACGTCCTTGTGAACCAGTATCTGCCTGGGGAGGGCATCATG CACCATCAGCCTGGGCTCCCACACCATGCTGGACCTCTACGAGCCGCGGCAGCCAAAGGACGATGA
- the ALKBH6 gene encoding alpha-ketoglutarate-dependent dioxygenase alkB homolog 6 isoform X2, producing MVAGLKLLGWHLKLFEGALGCSPGGYAWSSWERLPVRSEDILCERLKGQKCVVSWAIVDEVWGSVLGTHCVRVAFEMLRTQVLETKTGCMELVSMEDQDARVPALEPFRVEQAPPVIYYVPDFISKEEEEYLLRQVFNAPKPKWTQLSGRKLQNWGGLPHPRGMVPERLPLWLQRYVDKVSDLSLFGGLPANHVLVNQYLPGEGIMPHEDGPLYYPTVSTISLGSHTMLDLYEPRQPKDDDPAEQPRSPPRPTTSLLLEPRSLLVLRGTAYTRLLHGIAAARVDALDATSLPPNAAACPSARPGASLVRGTRVSLTIRRVPRVLRTSLLLSK from the exons ATGGTCGCAGGTTTGAAGTTGTTAGGATGGCATCTCAAACTGTTTGAAGGGGCTTTGGGGTGCAGCCCTGGAGGCTATGCGTGGAGCTCTTGGGAAAGGCTCCCAGTGAGGTCAGAGGATATTCTCTGTGAGAGGCTTAAGGGGCAGAAATGTGTAGTTTCGTGGGCCATTGTGGATGAAGTTTGGGGCAGTGTTCTGGGTACTCACTGTGTCCGGGTGGCTTTTGAGATGCTGAGGACTCAGGTTTTAGAAACCAA gacTGGGTGCATGGAGTTGGTGTCCATGGAGGATCAGGATGCCAGGGTCCCAGCCCTGGAACCATTCAGGGTGGAACAG GCACCACCTGTAATCTACTATGTCCCTGACTTCATCTccaaggaagaggaggagtaTTTGCTTCGACAG GTCTTCAATGCCCCAAAGCCAAAGTGGACCCAGCTCTCTGGGAGGAAGTTACAGAATTGGG gTGGGCTCCCCCATCCCCGGGGGATGGTTCCTGAGCGGCTGCCTCTGTGGCTCCAGCGCTACGTGGACAAAGTATCTGACCTCAGCCTTTTTGGAGGTCTCCCAGCCAACCACGTCCTTGTGAACCAGTATCTGCCTGGGGAGGGCATCATG ccccacgAGGACGGGCCACTCTACTACCCGACCGTCAGCACCATCAGCCTGGGCTCCCACACCATGCTGGACCTCTACGAGCCGCGGCAGCCAAAGGACGATGACCCCGCAGAGCAG CCCCGGTCCCCGCCCCGGCCGACCACCTCGCTGTTGCTGGAACCGCGCAGCCTCCTGGTGCTCCGTGGCACCGCCTACACGCGCCTCCTTCACGGCATCGCAGCTGCCCGAGTAGATGCGCTGGACGCCACCTCCCTGCCACCCAACGCTGCCGCCTGCCCGTCTGCACGGCCGGGAGCCAGCCTGGTCCGTGGCACGCGCGTCTCGCTGACCATCCGCCGCGTGCCCCGCGTACTGCGCACCAGCCTCCTGCTCAGCAAGTGA
- the ALKBH6 gene encoding alpha-ketoglutarate-dependent dioxygenase alkB homolog 6 isoform X1: MVAGLKLLGWHLKLFEGALGCSPGGYAWSSWERLPVRSEDILCERLKGQKCVVSWAIVDEVWGSVLGTHCVRVAFEMLRTQVLETKTGCMELVSMEDQDARVPALEPFRVEQAPPVIYYVPDFISKEEEEYLLRQVFNAPKPKWTQLSGRKLQNWGPHSPLPGGLPHPRGMVPERLPLWLQRYVDKVSDLSLFGGLPANHVLVNQYLPGEGIMPHEDGPLYYPTVSTISLGSHTMLDLYEPRQPKDDDPAEQPRSPPRPTTSLLLEPRSLLVLRGTAYTRLLHGIAAARVDALDATSLPPNAAACPSARPGASLVRGTRVSLTIRRVPRVLRTSLLLSK; encoded by the exons ATGGTCGCAGGTTTGAAGTTGTTAGGATGGCATCTCAAACTGTTTGAAGGGGCTTTGGGGTGCAGCCCTGGAGGCTATGCGTGGAGCTCTTGGGAAAGGCTCCCAGTGAGGTCAGAGGATATTCTCTGTGAGAGGCTTAAGGGGCAGAAATGTGTAGTTTCGTGGGCCATTGTGGATGAAGTTTGGGGCAGTGTTCTGGGTACTCACTGTGTCCGGGTGGCTTTTGAGATGCTGAGGACTCAGGTTTTAGAAACCAA gacTGGGTGCATGGAGTTGGTGTCCATGGAGGATCAGGATGCCAGGGTCCCAGCCCTGGAACCATTCAGGGTGGAACAG GCACCACCTGTAATCTACTATGTCCCTGACTTCATCTccaaggaagaggaggagtaTTTGCTTCGACAG GTCTTCAATGCCCCAAAGCCAAAGTGGACCCAGCTCTCTGGGAGGAAGTTACAGAATTGGG GACcccattcccctctcccaggTGGGCTCCCCCATCCCCGGGGGATGGTTCCTGAGCGGCTGCCTCTGTGGCTCCAGCGCTACGTGGACAAAGTATCTGACCTCAGCCTTTTTGGAGGTCTCCCAGCCAACCACGTCCTTGTGAACCAGTATCTGCCTGGGGAGGGCATCATG ccccacgAGGACGGGCCACTCTACTACCCGACCGTCAGCACCATCAGCCTGGGCTCCCACACCATGCTGGACCTCTACGAGCCGCGGCAGCCAAAGGACGATGACCCCGCAGAGCAG CCCCGGTCCCCGCCCCGGCCGACCACCTCGCTGTTGCTGGAACCGCGCAGCCTCCTGGTGCTCCGTGGCACCGCCTACACGCGCCTCCTTCACGGCATCGCAGCTGCCCGAGTAGATGCGCTGGACGCCACCTCCCTGCCACCCAACGCTGCCGCCTGCCCGTCTGCACGGCCGGGAGCCAGCCTGGTCCGTGGCACGCGCGTCTCGCTGACCATCCGCCGCGTGCCCCGCGTACTGCGCACCAGCCTCCTGCTCAGCAAGTGA
- the ALKBH6 gene encoding alpha-ketoglutarate-dependent dioxygenase alkB homolog 6 isoform X3, giving the protein MELVSMEDQDARVPALEPFRVEQAPPVIYYVPDFISKEEEEYLLRQVFNAPKPKWTQLSGRKLQNWGPHSPLPGGLPHPRGMVPERLPLWLQRYVDKVSDLSLFGGLPANHVLVNQYLPGEGIMPHEDGPLYYPTVSTISLGSHTMLDLYEPRQPKDDDPAEQPRSPPRPTTSLLLEPRSLLVLRGTAYTRLLHGIAAARVDALDATSLPPNAAACPSARPGASLVRGTRVSLTIRRVPRVLRTSLLLSK; this is encoded by the exons ATGGAGTTGGTGTCCATGGAGGATCAGGATGCCAGGGTCCCAGCCCTGGAACCATTCAGGGTGGAACAG GCACCACCTGTAATCTACTATGTCCCTGACTTCATCTccaaggaagaggaggagtaTTTGCTTCGACAG GTCTTCAATGCCCCAAAGCCAAAGTGGACCCAGCTCTCTGGGAGGAAGTTACAGAATTGGG GACcccattcccctctcccaggTGGGCTCCCCCATCCCCGGGGGATGGTTCCTGAGCGGCTGCCTCTGTGGCTCCAGCGCTACGTGGACAAAGTATCTGACCTCAGCCTTTTTGGAGGTCTCCCAGCCAACCACGTCCTTGTGAACCAGTATCTGCCTGGGGAGGGCATCATG ccccacgAGGACGGGCCACTCTACTACCCGACCGTCAGCACCATCAGCCTGGGCTCCCACACCATGCTGGACCTCTACGAGCCGCGGCAGCCAAAGGACGATGACCCCGCAGAGCAG CCCCGGTCCCCGCCCCGGCCGACCACCTCGCTGTTGCTGGAACCGCGCAGCCTCCTGGTGCTCCGTGGCACCGCCTACACGCGCCTCCTTCACGGCATCGCAGCTGCCCGAGTAGATGCGCTGGACGCCACCTCCCTGCCACCCAACGCTGCCGCCTGCCCGTCTGCACGGCCGGGAGCCAGCCTGGTCCGTGGCACGCGCGTCTCGCTGACCATCCGCCGCGTGCCCCGCGTACTGCGCACCAGCCTCCTGCTCAGCAAGTGA
- the SYNE4 gene encoding nesprin-4 isoform X1, with protein sequence MALPPPLGPRFPSEPLNYPAGAPRELDIARCTVCPASGEKRIRPEQAQKLGQDSLDPPEHFQGGLRGTEPAAGPLRLPAPSSSEDPAGGRHREHLISGQEVLEAEQDNLSLCLLGLGLRLQDLEQGLGPWASAQSGMVQLQALQADLCGAAERVDALLAFGEGLAQRSEPQARASLEQVLRALRAHRDGIFRRLWWLQAQLVSYSLVWPTLAVPTQGTNSTTPTTLSSDQVFEEASTLDQDLEVEGDLDGPGPGGAWGPWAPSSLPTPAELEWDPAGDVGGLRPLGRKTAWTPGAPCELCGHRVPEGRGQGLEDMLMSGFSHRKHLAGQRRRSLVRKPQDKKQASPNLQDVMLEVDPGAPPPASRWSLTFLILLLFLLLVGATLLLPPSGGSCCSPARLARTPHLVLSYVNGPPPV encoded by the exons atggccctccccccacctctgggcCCTAGATTCCCCTCAGAGCCCCTCAACTACCCCGCTGGAGCCCCTAGGGAACTGGACATTGCTAGATGCACCGTCTGCCCTGCAtctggagagaagagaatcag ACCAGAACAGGCCCAGAAACTGGGGCAAGACTCCTTGGACCCTCCCGAACACTTCCAGGGTGGGCTGAGGGGCACTGAGCCTGCTGCTGGTCCCCTGAGATTGCCAGCACCCTCTTCCAGTGAGGACCCAGCTGGGGGCAGACACCGTGAG CACCTCATCTCTGGCCAGGAAGTATTGGAGGCTGAGCAGGACAACCTATCCCTTTGCCTGTTGGGGCTGGGCCTCCGGCTGCAGGACCTAGAGCAAGGCTTGGGGCCCTGGGCATCAGCCCAGAGCGGGATGGTCCAGCTGCAG GCGCTACAGGCAGACCTATGTGGAGCAGCTGAGCGTGTAGATGCACTGCTGGCATTCGGTGAGGGGCTGGCACAGCGGAGTGAGCCTCAGGCCCGGGCATCCCTGGAGCAGGTCCTGAGGGCCCTCAGAGCCCACCGAGACGGCATCTTTCGGCGACTGTGGTGGCTGCAGGCCCAGCTGGTCAGCTACAGCCTGGTATGGCCCACCCTGGCAGTCCCCACCCAAGGTACCAATTCCACAACCCCCACGACTCTGTCCTCTGACCAGGTGTTCGAGGAGGCCAGTACACTGGACCAGGACTTGGAAGTTGAGGGGGACTTGGACGGGCCAGGACCTGGTGGGGCCTGGGGGCCCTGGGCACCCAGTAGCCTCCCTACTCCTGCAGAGTTGGAGTGGGACCCGGCAGGGGATGTTGGAGGCCTCAGGCCCTTGGGGCGAAAGACAGCCTGGACACCAGGAGCTCCCTGTGAGCTATGTGGCCACAGGGTCCCCGAGGGCAGGGGACAAGGCCTTGAG GACATGCTCATGTCGGGCTTCAGCCACCGGAAACACTTAGCAGGTCAGCGAAGACGCTCCCTGGTCCGGAAGCCTCAG GACAAGAAGCAGGCATCTCCCAACCTGCAGGATGTGATGTTGGAGGTAGACCCTGG AGCCCCTCCTCCTGCATCCAGGTGGTCCCTGACcttcctcattctcctcctcttccttctcctcgtGGGTGCCACATTGCTCCTGCCACCGTCAGGGGGGTCCTGCTGCTCTCCTGCCCGACTGGCCAGGACACCTCATCTGGTGCTCAGCTATGTCAATGGTCCCCCCCCAGTCTGA
- the SYNE4 gene encoding nesprin-4 isoform X2: MALPPPLGPRFPSEPLNYPAGAPRELDIARCTVCPASGEKRIRPEQAQKLGQDSLDPPEHFQGGLRGTEPAAGPLRLPAPSSSEDPAGGRHREHLISGQEVLEAEQDNLSLCLLGLGLRLQDLEQGLGPWASAQSGMVQLQALQADLCGAAERVDALLAFGEGLAQRSEPQARASLEQVLRALRAHRDGIFRRLWWLQAQLVSYSLVFEEASTLDQDLEVEGDLDGPGPGGAWGPWAPSSLPTPAELEWDPAGDVGGLRPLGRKTAWTPGAPCELCGHRVPEGRGQGLEDMLMSGFSHRKHLAGQRRRSLVRKPQDKKQASPNLQDVMLEVDPGAPPPASRWSLTFLILLLFLLLVGATLLLPPSGGSCCSPARLARTPHLVLSYVNGPPPV, encoded by the exons atggccctccccccacctctgggcCCTAGATTCCCCTCAGAGCCCCTCAACTACCCCGCTGGAGCCCCTAGGGAACTGGACATTGCTAGATGCACCGTCTGCCCTGCAtctggagagaagagaatcag ACCAGAACAGGCCCAGAAACTGGGGCAAGACTCCTTGGACCCTCCCGAACACTTCCAGGGTGGGCTGAGGGGCACTGAGCCTGCTGCTGGTCCCCTGAGATTGCCAGCACCCTCTTCCAGTGAGGACCCAGCTGGGGGCAGACACCGTGAG CACCTCATCTCTGGCCAGGAAGTATTGGAGGCTGAGCAGGACAACCTATCCCTTTGCCTGTTGGGGCTGGGCCTCCGGCTGCAGGACCTAGAGCAAGGCTTGGGGCCCTGGGCATCAGCCCAGAGCGGGATGGTCCAGCTGCAG GCGCTACAGGCAGACCTATGTGGAGCAGCTGAGCGTGTAGATGCACTGCTGGCATTCGGTGAGGGGCTGGCACAGCGGAGTGAGCCTCAGGCCCGGGCATCCCTGGAGCAGGTCCTGAGGGCCCTCAGAGCCCACCGAGACGGCATCTTTCGGCGACTGTGGTGGCTGCAGGCCCAGCTGGTCAGCTACAGCCTG GTGTTCGAGGAGGCCAGTACACTGGACCAGGACTTGGAAGTTGAGGGGGACTTGGACGGGCCAGGACCTGGTGGGGCCTGGGGGCCCTGGGCACCCAGTAGCCTCCCTACTCCTGCAGAGTTGGAGTGGGACCCGGCAGGGGATGTTGGAGGCCTCAGGCCCTTGGGGCGAAAGACAGCCTGGACACCAGGAGCTCCCTGTGAGCTATGTGGCCACAGGGTCCCCGAGGGCAGGGGACAAGGCCTTGAG GACATGCTCATGTCGGGCTTCAGCCACCGGAAACACTTAGCAGGTCAGCGAAGACGCTCCCTGGTCCGGAAGCCTCAG GACAAGAAGCAGGCATCTCCCAACCTGCAGGATGTGATGTTGGAGGTAGACCCTGG AGCCCCTCCTCCTGCATCCAGGTGGTCCCTGACcttcctcattctcctcctcttccttctcctcgtGGGTGCCACATTGCTCCTGCCACCGTCAGGGGGGTCCTGCTGCTCTCCTGCCCGACTGGCCAGGACACCTCATCTGGTGCTCAGCTATGTCAATGGTCCCCCCCCAGTCTGA
- the SYNE4 gene encoding nesprin-4 isoform X3 gives MALPPPLGPRFPSEPLNYPAGAPRELDIARCTVCPASGEKRIRPEQAQKLGQDSLDPPEHFQGGLRGTEPAAGPLRLPAPSSSEDPAGGRHREHLISGQEVLEAEQDNLSLCLLGLGLRLQDLEQGLGPWASAQSGMVQLQALQADLCGAAERVDALLAFGEGLAQRSEPQARASLEQVLRALRAHRDGIFRRLWWLQAQLVFEEASTLDQDLEVEGDLDGPGPGGAWGPWAPSSLPTPAELEWDPAGDVGGLRPLGRKTAWTPGAPCELCGHRVPEGRGQGLEDMLMSGFSHRKHLAGQRRRSLVRKPQDKKQASPNLQDVMLEVDPGAPPPASRWSLTFLILLLFLLLVGATLLLPPSGGSCCSPARLARTPHLVLSYVNGPPPV, from the exons atggccctccccccacctctgggcCCTAGATTCCCCTCAGAGCCCCTCAACTACCCCGCTGGAGCCCCTAGGGAACTGGACATTGCTAGATGCACCGTCTGCCCTGCAtctggagagaagagaatcag ACCAGAACAGGCCCAGAAACTGGGGCAAGACTCCTTGGACCCTCCCGAACACTTCCAGGGTGGGCTGAGGGGCACTGAGCCTGCTGCTGGTCCCCTGAGATTGCCAGCACCCTCTTCCAGTGAGGACCCAGCTGGGGGCAGACACCGTGAG CACCTCATCTCTGGCCAGGAAGTATTGGAGGCTGAGCAGGACAACCTATCCCTTTGCCTGTTGGGGCTGGGCCTCCGGCTGCAGGACCTAGAGCAAGGCTTGGGGCCCTGGGCATCAGCCCAGAGCGGGATGGTCCAGCTGCAG GCGCTACAGGCAGACCTATGTGGAGCAGCTGAGCGTGTAGATGCACTGCTGGCATTCGGTGAGGGGCTGGCACAGCGGAGTGAGCCTCAGGCCCGGGCATCCCTGGAGCAGGTCCTGAGGGCCCTCAGAGCCCACCGAGACGGCATCTTTCGGCGACTGTGGTGGCTGCAGGCCCAGCTG GTGTTCGAGGAGGCCAGTACACTGGACCAGGACTTGGAAGTTGAGGGGGACTTGGACGGGCCAGGACCTGGTGGGGCCTGGGGGCCCTGGGCACCCAGTAGCCTCCCTACTCCTGCAGAGTTGGAGTGGGACCCGGCAGGGGATGTTGGAGGCCTCAGGCCCTTGGGGCGAAAGACAGCCTGGACACCAGGAGCTCCCTGTGAGCTATGTGGCCACAGGGTCCCCGAGGGCAGGGGACAAGGCCTTGAG GACATGCTCATGTCGGGCTTCAGCCACCGGAAACACTTAGCAGGTCAGCGAAGACGCTCCCTGGTCCGGAAGCCTCAG GACAAGAAGCAGGCATCTCCCAACCTGCAGGATGTGATGTTGGAGGTAGACCCTGG AGCCCCTCCTCCTGCATCCAGGTGGTCCCTGACcttcctcattctcctcctcttccttctcctcgtGGGTGCCACATTGCTCCTGCCACCGTCAGGGGGGTCCTGCTGCTCTCCTGCCCGACTGGCCAGGACACCTCATCTGGTGCTCAGCTATGTCAATGGTCCCCCCCCAGTCTGA
- the SYNE4 gene encoding nesprin-4 isoform X4 produces MHRLPCIWREENQHLISGQEVLEAEQDNLSLCLLGLGLRLQDLEQGLGPWASAQSGMVQLQALQADLCGAAERVDALLAFGEGLAQRSEPQARASLEQVLRALRAHRDGIFRRLWWLQAQLVSYSLVWPTLAVPTQGTNSTTPTTLSSDQVFEEASTLDQDLEVEGDLDGPGPGGAWGPWAPSSLPTPAELEWDPAGDVGGLRPLGRKTAWTPGAPCELCGHRVPEGRGQGLEDMLMSGFSHRKHLAGQRRRSLVRKPQDKKQASPNLQDVMLEVDPGAPPPASRWSLTFLILLLFLLLVGATLLLPPSGGSCCSPARLARTPHLVLSYVNGPPPV; encoded by the exons ATGCACCGTCTGCCCTGCAtctggagagaagagaatcag CACCTCATCTCTGGCCAGGAAGTATTGGAGGCTGAGCAGGACAACCTATCCCTTTGCCTGTTGGGGCTGGGCCTCCGGCTGCAGGACCTAGAGCAAGGCTTGGGGCCCTGGGCATCAGCCCAGAGCGGGATGGTCCAGCTGCAG GCGCTACAGGCAGACCTATGTGGAGCAGCTGAGCGTGTAGATGCACTGCTGGCATTCGGTGAGGGGCTGGCACAGCGGAGTGAGCCTCAGGCCCGGGCATCCCTGGAGCAGGTCCTGAGGGCCCTCAGAGCCCACCGAGACGGCATCTTTCGGCGACTGTGGTGGCTGCAGGCCCAGCTGGTCAGCTACAGCCTGGTATGGCCCACCCTGGCAGTCCCCACCCAAGGTACCAATTCCACAACCCCCACGACTCTGTCCTCTGACCAGGTGTTCGAGGAGGCCAGTACACTGGACCAGGACTTGGAAGTTGAGGGGGACTTGGACGGGCCAGGACCTGGTGGGGCCTGGGGGCCCTGGGCACCCAGTAGCCTCCCTACTCCTGCAGAGTTGGAGTGGGACCCGGCAGGGGATGTTGGAGGCCTCAGGCCCTTGGGGCGAAAGACAGCCTGGACACCAGGAGCTCCCTGTGAGCTATGTGGCCACAGGGTCCCCGAGGGCAGGGGACAAGGCCTTGAG GACATGCTCATGTCGGGCTTCAGCCACCGGAAACACTTAGCAGGTCAGCGAAGACGCTCCCTGGTCCGGAAGCCTCAG GACAAGAAGCAGGCATCTCCCAACCTGCAGGATGTGATGTTGGAGGTAGACCCTGG AGCCCCTCCTCCTGCATCCAGGTGGTCCCTGACcttcctcattctcctcctcttccttctcctcgtGGGTGCCACATTGCTCCTGCCACCGTCAGGGGGGTCCTGCTGCTCTCCTGCCCGACTGGCCAGGACACCTCATCTGGTGCTCAGCTATGTCAATGGTCCCCCCCCAGTCTGA
- the SDHAF1 gene encoding succinate dehydrogenase assembly factor 1, mitochondrial, which yields MSRPSRLQRQILSLYRELLRAGRGKPGAEARVRAEFRQHACLPRSDVLRIEYLYRRGRRQLQLLRSGHATAMGAFVRQRSPSQESSGAGAPGTQPDNGDGPRNPLDGMRSPETPPDGR from the coding sequence ATGAGCCGGCCCAGCCGGCTGCAGAGGCAAATTCTGAGCTTGTACCGCGAGCTTCTGCGCGCCGGTCGCGGGAAGCCTGGCGCCGAGGCGCGGGTGCGGGCCGAGTTCCGGCAGCATGCTTGCCTGCCACGCTCCGACGTGCTGCGTATCGAGTACCTGTACCGCCGCGGGCGGCGCCAGCTGCAGCTGCTACGGTCGGGCCACGCCACTGCCATGGGTGCGTTCGTGCGTCAGCGGAGTCCAAGCCAGGAGTCCAGCGGCGCGGGGGCGCCAGGGACCCAGCCTGACAATGGCGATGGTCCGAGGAATCCCCTTGACGGAATGAGGTCACCGGAGACACCCCCCGATGGACGGTGA
- the LOC122234073 gene encoding von Willebrand factor-like, with the protein MATCVVAGRGHYITFDGRHFRFPGSCVYLLSGLSSSAPQELADFRVLLGTSPDGVPNSLEVHVSGFHLRLDPKEPGRVLRS; encoded by the exons ATGGCCACATGCGTGGTGGCTGGCAGAGGCCACTACATCACCTTTGATGGGCGCCATTTTCGCTTCCCTGGCTCTTGCGTGTACCTGCTGAGCGGCCTCAGTTCTTCAGCGCCACAGGAGCTCGCTGACTTCCGTGTGCTCCTGGGCACCAGTCCTGATGGCGTCCCGAATAGCCTCGAAGTACACGTGTCTGGATTCCATCTGAGGCTGGACCCCAAGGAACCCGGTCGTGTCCTG agaagttaA